The following nucleotide sequence is from Flavobacterium sp. N1736.
AGGATAAAGTTTAAATTCATTTGGTTTGAATTGACCAACTGCCAAACTTGTTATTGTAACACAATCGGAAGCAATTGTACATTCGCCAACTGTAATTTCAACTTTATAGTCGCCAGCCGTTAAAGGTGTGTAAGACTGATTTGTTTCGTTTGAAAGCAACGTATTTGGGCATTTGTACCATTGATATGTGGCCCCTAAATGATTTGATGTTAGTATTCCTGAATTTAAACTTACAGCTTTATCAATTGCTGATAAATTGTTTATTGTTAAATCTAAAATTTTAGTATCACAACCATTTACATACGAATATGTTCCGGAAACGGTGTATGTAACACCATTAACTGCCCAGTAATAGCTGTCGCATGCTGCAATTTTTTCAGTAGCTGACGTTTCTGGCGTAATTGTAAGGTTTAAAGTCTTGGTATCGCATCCTACAGTATAAGAATATGTTCCTGTTGTCGAATAAGTTGCATCGGCTAATGGCCAATAATAACTTCCACAAGCAGTTTGAGTTTCAGTAGCTGATGTTGCAGGCGTAATGGTAAGGTTTAAAGTTTTGGTATCACAGCCTACGGTTTTTGTTTTGATTCCCGAAGTTGTATAGGTGTTTCCGTCTACTGCCCAAAAATAACTATCACAAGCAACCTGCGTTTCCGAAGATGAAGTTGATGGTGTTATGGTAAGGTTTAAAGTTTTGGTATCACAGCCTGTGGTTTTTGTTTTAATTCCCGACGTTGTATACGTTTTACCATCTACTGCCCAATAATAACTGTCACAAGCAACCTGAGTTTCCGAAGATGATGTTGATGGTGTTATAGTAAGGTTTAGAGTTTTGGTATCGCATCCTACGGTTTTTGTTTTAATTCCCGAAGTTGTATAGGTGTTTCCGTCTACCGCCCAAAAATAACTGTCGCAAGCAACCTGAGTTTCCGAAGATGATGTTGATGGTGTTATGGTAAGGTTTAAAGTTTTAGTATCACATCCTACGGTTTTTGTTTTGATTCCCGACGTTGTATAGGTGTTTCCATCTACCGCCCAAAAATAACTGTCACAAGCAACCTGAGTTTCCGAAGAAGATGTTGATGGCGTTATGGTAAGGTTTAGAGTTTTGGTATCACAACCTACGGTTTTTGTTTTAATTCCCGACGTTGTATAGGTGTTTCCATCTACCGCCCAAAAATAACTACCACAAGCAACCTGCGTTTCCGAAGAAGATGTTGATGGTGTTATGGTAAGGTTTAAAGTTTTGGTATCGCATCCTACTGTTTTTGTTTTGATTCCCGAAGTTGTATAGGTGTTTCCATCTACCGCCCAAAAATAACTATCACAAGCAACCTGCGTTTCTGAAGATGATGTCGATGGAGTTCCTGTAACTGTTTTTACCAGTAATCTGTCGCTTGCACAATATGCAGCTTCACAGGCTACACAATACGTTGTATTGTTTGCTGTAGGCGTTGCTGTTGCTGTTGATCCTGTTGCAAAACTGCTGCCTCCGGTTAATGCGGTATACCATGTCGCTGTTGTACCAAGCGGACAAGTAGCGTTTAATGTTACTGCGGTACTGCCTAAGCACGGAATATTTTCTGTCGTAGTTGTAACGGTTGCGTTACCGGGTTTGATCGACGTTGTTGTAATATTTGAATTTACAGTCGCAAAATTAGTTCCGCTTACAGCTGCCTGATTCGTAACAGCACATGTATTTGCCGGCAATGAAGCAGCCGCATTTATTGTTGCACTGAAAGTTATTACAGTACTTTTTCCGCTGGCTAAAATAAATGGACCAACAGAAATTGTTTCTCCTGATGTTGTTTTTGCAGTGCTGTTTCCTCCGGCAGATTTGTTGGTAATGTTAGTAATTTCGTTATTACTTTGGCTTTCTGCAATTGGTGTAGTTTCTTCAGTTTCTTTTTGAGGTACCATTTTTGAAGCTGATCCATTAGAAGGAGTTGCAACTGTTCCTGAAACAATTGTTCCGCCGCCTAATTCATCTTTCGCAGTTCTTGTTGATGCCGAATTGTTTGCATTCCAGAAAGCAGTAAGTGCTGCAGATCTGTCGCCTGATCCAGCTGCAAGAGCAGTTGCACCTTGTAATATTACTTTATTTAAAGGGCCATAAGCCAAAACATCAAAAGTTGCTGTACCAAGATTAACTGTGGCATTAGTTATATTATTACCAATGTTCGCAGCACTTATTAGCGAAGAGCCTGCAACTGTTCCTACAGAAACTACCCCAACATGCGCATATGAACTTGGAACGACATTAATATTATTATTTTTTATAGTGGCATCCATTCTGGCACTACTAGTCGCTAAATTATTATCATTAGCTTCAGAAACAATACCATAGTTATTGACATTGGTAATGATATTATTTAATATTTCTGTAATATGTTTGGCATTTCCATAAGCCGCTACAGAAATACCATTAGACACAGATCCAGCTCCGCCACCGTCTATAGTATTAAAATTTATTCTTCCATTCATAGTTCCTGTATCCTGATTTCCAACATTACAGGTAAATGAACCGGTGAAACTTGATTTTATAGTATTGTTTATGATATTATAATTAACTATTGCTGCTGAATTTCCCTGAAGTGATAAACCATTACTTCCGGGACTTGCTGCTGCATTTATAATATTTCCGTCAGCAAGAGTATTTCCGCCAACCTGAACAGTATTTGTTGAGGAACCGCCAAAATTTAGTACTAAACCATAATTTTTTGCATTAGAAAAATCATTTCCTTTTAAAACTAAAGTATTATTTGAAGCTCCATAGCCTTCAAATATAAAATTACTGTCACCATTATTTTTATCAAAAGCATTTTTAAACTGAGACCCTGTTACCGTTACATTAGAAGTCCCGTAATCATTATGGGCATAAAATCCGCGACCCCATGAATCATTAACTTTTGTATTGGTTATTGTAGAAGTTCCGGTTAGATTTGTTGCGTAGATACCACCAGTTTCTGAACCGTTAATATTGTTTCCGCAATTACTTAAAACACTATTCGTTAATTCAAAATTATTTACATCATCTAGTTTAATTCCAAAAAGCCCGGCATTTGTAAAATTCATGTTTTTTAATGAAATATTTGTACATGAAGCAAATTTGGCACCAATTAATCCATTGGTAATATTTTGAATTGTTCCTCCAGATCCTGCAGTAGTACCAGTTCCTGTAACCTGAAAAGAACCCGGGATATTATTTATAACTATTCCGCCTGCACCGCCATTTGCAGAAACACTTTGAAAAATACAATCTATAGAATTTCCTCCATTAATGTTTACTGCAATTGCACTTCCTCCGGTAATAGAAGCATTTCTTACTTTTAAATTTCCAACACTTGTCCCGGTTATATCTGAAGATAAAATGACTGCTTGAATATCATTATTTGCTTTAAGAGAAATCGAAGAAAAAGTTGGATTTGTACCACCAGTTGTTGGTAAAACATTACTGTAAGATGGAACAGTAAGATTTAATATCGTTGCCAAACTAGCTGTTGCTCCCTGACCAATTACTTTTTGATTGTCTGATAAGGCTAATGTTGTACCACTATTAGCAGCTCCTGTGTAAATAAAAACAGGATTTGACCCCATTCCGGTTGCATTTTGTACTAATTTAAAAGGGCTTAATAAAGTTCCCGTTCCGTTTGTGGCAGCCGAACTGTTTATAAAATATATTGGTGCCGAAATTGTAACGGTTACTGTTGCAGTATCTGTTTTTCCGTTGGTACTTGTTAGTGTATACGTAAAAGTATCTGTACCGGAATAACCCGCTGTTGGGTTGTAGGTAAAAGATCCGTTAGAAGATATAGCTGCAACTCCATGACTTCCATTTGCTAAAATAGCGGCAGTCAATGCAGTTCCGTCAGGGCTAACATCATTTGCCAATATACCCTGGGCTGTGTTTAATGTTATTCCAACATTTCCGATACAATTATAAGCATCATTTACCGCAACTGGAGTAGCTTTAAGAGAACCCGGTACCAAAGTTAGATTAGAATCTAAAATATCCTGAAAAGTAGTTCCCGTAGCATCAGTTCCCGTATTATTGATAGTAATAGTAAAATCAAGTTGTGAACCCGGTTTTGCATTTCCTCCTCCGTTTACAGCAACAGCATTAGTAACACTAATAGTTGCTGCTACAGCTGCAGCGTTAACACTTGCTTCTTTTTTTACCGGAGCCTGATTATTCTTGTTAGGATTTATCTTAGCAACAATTTGTTTCTCAACTTCTGCTACCTGTTTTATAAATGGCGTAACAACATTTTCCTTAATAACATTATTATATGACATTCCGAATGTTAGGAATCCCATTAAGATTATAACAATTAAGAGTTTGTTTTTTTTCATTTTTTTTACTTTAATGAGTTAGCATTATTAAGAAAATATAGCTTCGTATTTCATGCCCACACTGTCAAAACCTAATGGAGAAAGAAACAAATCTAAATTGCCTTTTTGAGGATGAATAATTGTAAAAATACCTTGTTG
It contains:
- a CDS encoding Ig-like domain-containing protein — translated: MKKNKLLIVIILMGFLTFGMSYNNVIKENVVTPFIKQVAEVEKQIVAKINPNKNNQAPVKKEASVNAAAVAATISVTNAVAVNGGGNAKPGSQLDFTITINNTGTDATGTTFQDILDSNLTLVPGSLKATPVAVNDAYNCIGNVGITLNTAQGILANDVSPDGTALTAAILANGSHGVAAISSNGSFTYNPTAGYSGTDTFTYTLTSTNGKTDTATVTVTISAPIYFINSSAATNGTGTLLSPFKLVQNATGMGSNPVFIYTGAANSGTTLALSDNQKVIGQGATASLATILNLTVPSYSNVLPTTGGTNPTFSSISLKANNDIQAVILSSDITGTSVGNLKVRNASITGGSAIAVNINGGNSIDCIFQSVSANGGAGGIVINNIPGSFQVTGTGTTAGSGGTIQNITNGLIGAKFASCTNISLKNMNFTNAGLFGIKLDDVNNFELTNSVLSNCGNNINGSETGGIYATNLTGTSTITNTKVNDSWGRGFYAHNDYGTSNVTVTGSQFKNAFDKNNGDSNFIFEGYGASNNTLVLKGNDFSNAKNYGLVLNFGGSSTNTVQVGGNTLADGNIINAAASPGSNGLSLQGNSAAIVNYNIINNTIKSSFTGSFTCNVGNQDTGTMNGRINFNTIDGGGAGSVSNGISVAAYGNAKHITEILNNIITNVNNYGIVSEANDNNLATSSARMDATIKNNNINVVPSSYAHVGVVSVGTVAGSSLISAANIGNNITNATVNLGTATFDVLAYGPLNKVILQGATALAAGSGDRSAALTAFWNANNSASTRTAKDELGGGTIVSGTVATPSNGSASKMVPQKETEETTPIAESQSNNEITNITNKSAGGNSTAKTTSGETISVGPFILASGKSTVITFSATINAAASLPANTCAVTNQAAVSGTNFATVNSNITTTSIKPGNATVTTTTENIPCLGSTAVTLNATCPLGTTATWYTALTGGSSFATGSTATATPTANNTTYCVACEAAYCASDRLLVKTVTGTPSTSSSETQVACDSYFWAVDGNTYTTSGIKTKTVGCDTKTLNLTITPSTSSSETQVACGSYFWAVDGNTYTTSGIKTKTVGCDTKTLNLTITPSTSSSETQVACDSYFWAVDGNTYTTSGIKTKTVGCDTKTLNLTITPSTSSSETQVACDSYFWAVDGNTYTTSGIKTKTVGCDTKTLNLTITPSTSSSETQVACDSYYWAVDGKTYTTSGIKTKTTGCDTKTLNLTITPSTSSSETQVACDSYFWAVDGNTYTTSGIKTKTVGCDTKTLNLTITPATSATETQTACGSYYWPLADATYSTTGTYSYTVGCDTKTLNLTITPETSATEKIAACDSYYWAVNGVTYTVSGTYSYVNGCDTKILDLTINNLSAIDKAVSLNSGILTSNHLGATYQWYKCPNTLLSNETNQSYTPLTAGDYKVEITVGECTIASDCVTITSLAVGQFKPNEFKLYPNPSNGIINIVTANGGNYSIIDQSGKIIQLVHLNENTINTINMENISEGIYFIKSAGDSKIKAEKFIIKK